A window of Formosa sp. Hel1_31_208 contains these coding sequences:
- a CDS encoding SCO family protein, which yields MSTKKTNYSYIGIAFILLVFGIIFIPRIINRIKGDDITRSESRSQDVSKEAEKQISDLMFLEINGEPKKVPYFSFMNQDGKVITNKDYEGKVYVVEFFFTTCPTICPRMNRNLVQIQNTFSDFEDFGVASFTINPEYDTIEVLKTYADNYEITNPNWHLMTGDKDAIYALANVGFNIYAGENPDVDGGFEHSGNFALIDKNGFMRSRKDDFGNPKIFYKGIISEEEQTDEDGEMEEISMLKEDIAKLLKED from the coding sequence ATGAGCACAAAAAAAACGAATTACTCTTATATTGGAATTGCTTTTATTCTTTTAGTCTTCGGAATCATTTTTATTCCAAGAATTATCAATCGAATAAAAGGTGATGATATCACCCGATCTGAAAGCAGAAGTCAAGATGTCTCAAAGGAGGCTGAAAAACAGATCTCAGATCTCATGTTTCTTGAGATAAATGGTGAGCCCAAAAAAGTGCCTTATTTTTCATTTATGAATCAAGATGGCAAGGTCATTACCAATAAAGACTACGAAGGAAAGGTGTATGTGGTTGAGTTTTTTTTCACGACCTGTCCAACTATCTGCCCCAGAATGAATAGAAATTTGGTTCAAATTCAAAATACCTTTTCCGATTTCGAGGACTTTGGTGTGGCTTCGTTTACAATCAATCCAGAGTATGATACTATTGAGGTGTTAAAAACATATGCCGACAATTATGAGATTACGAACCCTAATTGGCATTTAATGACGGGAGATAAAGACGCAATATATGCTTTAGCAAATGTTGGATTTAATATATATGCTGGAGAAAATCCTGATGTTGATGGTGGTTTTGAGCATTCTGGAAATTTTGCACTTATCGATAAAAATGGATTTATGCGTTCTCGAAAAGATGATTTTGGAAACCCTAAAATATTCTACAAGGGAATCATTAGCGAAGAGGAGCAAACCGATGAAGATGGTGAAATGGAAGAAATAAGTATGTTAAAAGAAGATATAGCCAAACTATTAAAAGAAGATTAA